From a region of the Desmodus rotundus isolate HL8 chromosome 7, HLdesRot8A.1, whole genome shotgun sequence genome:
- the LRRC74A gene encoding leucine-rich repeat-containing protein 74A: MDNDEPLESETTEENEAQPAPQSSEEMFYCEAEPPPPVNKEKPARESSETDLEIEDAEKLFTTGQRELYTEACKLVGVVPVSYFLRNMEEAFLNLNHHGLGPNGTKAIAIALVSNTTVITLELEDNCIMEEGVLSLVEMLQENYYLQELNISNNALGLEGARIISQFLQRNSSSLLTLQLSGNNFRDESAELLCLALSANYRIREMDLSHNQFSDNGGELLGNMLALNVGLVSLDLSWNHFCTRAAVALCNGLRANVTLRTLDLSMNGFGNEGAAALGEVLRFNSSLAYLDVSSNNISNEGVSKISRGLEINESLKVLKLFLNPMSIDGAIVLILSIKRNPRSKMEKLDISNVMVSEQFVKTLDGVYAMHPQLDVTYKAVQGLSVKNTLFLCTNPMKLIQSYADQHKITILDFFKSLTPTGMMKMPMGEFWKAMIQQNKVPLNRFHLRELIKRLDDKKGMVDFRGGPPLALPRKTSPIPLSCATISIAHREEPRHRQEGQSGPPANPALRKGVANRRALGPCVFRMG; the protein is encoded by the exons ATGGACAATGACGAACCTCTTGAGTCTGAGACAACAG AGGAGAATGAAGCCCAGCCAGCACCACAGAGCAGTGAAGAAATGTTCTACTGTGAGGCCGAACCACCCCCGCCTGTCAATAAAGAGAAACCGGCCAGGGAGAGTTCAGAAACAGACCTCGAGATCGAAG ATGCTGAGAAATTGTTCACCACCGGACAAAGGGAGCTGTACACAGAGGCCTGCAAACTGGTGGGCGTGGTGCCGGTCTCCTACTTCCTCCGGAACATGGAAGAGGCCTTCCTGAACCTCAACCACCATGGTCTGGGCCCCAACGGTACCAAGGCTATTGCTATAGCCCTGGTG TCCAACACGACTGTGATCACCCTGGAGCTGGAAGACAATTGTATCATGGAGGAGGGCGTCCTGAGCCTGGTGGAGATGCTACAAGAGAACTACTACCTCCAGGAGCTG AATATTTCCAACAATGCTCTTGGTTTGGAGGGAGCCAGAATCATCTCACAGTTTCTCCAGAGAAATTCCTCTTCGCTCCTGACACTTCAGCTCTCAG GAAATAACTTCAGGGACGAATCGGCAGAGCTGCTGTGCCTGGCCTTGTCG GCCAATTACCGAATTCGGGAAATGGACCTCAGTCACAACCAATTCTCTGATAATGGAGGGGAGCTGCTGGGAAACATGCTGG CCCTCAATGTAGGCCTCGTGTCACTGGATCTGAGCTGGAATCACTTCTGCACACGGGCGGCAGTGGCCTTGTGCAACGGTCTCCGG GCTAACGTGACCCTGAGGACACTGGACCTCTCCATGAATGGCTTTGGGAACGAGGGGGCTGCGGCCCTCGGGGAGGTCCTCAGATTCAACAGCTCCCTGGCCTACCTGGATGTCAGCAGCAATAACATCAGCAATGAAGGGGTCTCTAAGATCAGCAGGGGGCTGGAGATCAATGAGAGCCTCAAAGTTCTGAAG CTGTTCCTGAACCCAATGAGCATAGACGGGGCTATCGTCCTCATCCTGTCCATCAAGAGGAACCCCAGATCCAAGATGGAAAAGCTTGACATTTCT aACGTGATGGTGTCCGAGCAGTTTGTGAAAACGCTAGACGGGGTGTATGCCATGCACCCCCAGCTGGACGTGACCTACAAGGCAGTCCAAGGCCTCTCTGTCAAGAATACCCTCTTCCTGTGTACAAACCCCATGAAACTGATCCAG AGCTATGCAGACCAGCACAAAATCACGATCTTGGACTTCTTCAAGAGCTTGACCCCTACAGGGATGATGAAGATGCCAATGGGCGAGTTCTGGAAAGCCATGATACAG CAGAACAAGGTCCCCCTAAACCGGTTCCATCTCAGGGAGCTGATAAAGCGGCTGGATGACAAGAAAGGCATGGTGGACTTCAG AGGAGGCccccctctggccctgccccGCAAGACTTCCCCAATACCTCTGTCCTGTGCCACCATCAGCATCGCCCACCGGGAGGAGCCCCGGCACAGACAGGAAGGGCAGTCTGGCCCACCTGCAAACCCTGCTCTCAGGAAGGGCGTGGCCAATCGCAGGGCTCTGGGTCCCTGTGTCTTTAGAATGGGGTGA